Proteins from a single region of Streptomyces sp. HUAS 15-9:
- a CDS encoding SAM-dependent methyltransferase, whose product MTDHPASPASGPLVTGSEIARLAGVTRAAVSNWRRRYDDFPGPAGGGVNSPLFDLAQVQAWLDKQRKGQDVSQEVQLWQALRGAYGDDVVAGLADVAGLLADPGRAASGALPAEAAELVRALAASGSASDLVTALAERFTDSVRRAGSDQVTSPRIVRAVRHFAGEVAAGATLFDPACGIGTLLLAIGPERGPRRRGQESDARSARFAQLRADLAGGTGADIVTGDSLRDDRWAELRADLVVCDPPIGDADWGREELLLDSRWEFGTPSRAEGELAWLQHAYAHTAPGGRVLMVMPASVAYRKAGRRIRAELVRRGALTQLIALPSGAAASHALPVHLWHLRRPQSLGDAATSVRMVDLTANDPDGSLQPRADQVAEVSLIELLDDAVDLTPGRYVIESHRDYAAEYQVVRRELAEQVRLLAELLPVLTAGAGAGVPEGPSVSVADLARAGLVEYGDPEPVSVSDQLDTDFLQGFLRSSANTRRSTSASGTFRLDGKGARIPQMDIADQRRYGAAFRALQQFEELTRRVAELSAQAASLARDGLGNGALAPGE is encoded by the coding sequence ATGACGGACCATCCCGCCTCGCCGGCCTCGGGGCCACTCGTCACCGGCTCCGAGATCGCCCGGCTCGCAGGTGTCACCCGCGCCGCGGTGTCGAACTGGAGGCGGCGGTACGACGACTTCCCCGGCCCCGCAGGCGGGGGCGTGAACAGTCCGCTGTTCGACCTGGCCCAGGTACAGGCGTGGCTGGACAAGCAGCGCAAGGGGCAGGACGTCTCGCAGGAGGTACAGCTGTGGCAGGCGCTGCGCGGGGCGTACGGCGACGATGTCGTCGCCGGTCTCGCCGATGTGGCGGGGCTCCTCGCCGATCCCGGGCGGGCGGCGTCGGGGGCGCTGCCGGCGGAGGCCGCCGAGCTGGTGCGCGCCCTGGCCGCGAGCGGTTCCGCGAGCGACCTGGTGACCGCGCTCGCGGAACGCTTCACCGACTCCGTGCGCCGAGCCGGGTCCGACCAGGTCACCTCGCCGCGCATCGTGCGTGCCGTGCGGCACTTCGCCGGTGAGGTGGCGGCCGGGGCGACGCTCTTCGATCCGGCCTGTGGCATCGGGACCCTGCTCCTGGCCATCGGCCCCGAGCGCGGGCCCCGGCGCCGCGGCCAGGAGTCGGACGCCCGCAGCGCCCGCTTCGCCCAGCTGCGCGCCGACCTCGCCGGAGGCACCGGAGCCGACATCGTCACGGGAGACTCACTGCGTGACGACCGGTGGGCCGAGCTGAGGGCCGATCTCGTCGTCTGCGACCCGCCCATCGGTGACGCCGACTGGGGGCGCGAGGAACTGCTCCTCGACTCCCGCTGGGAGTTCGGCACACCCTCGCGCGCCGAGGGCGAACTCGCGTGGCTGCAGCACGCCTACGCGCACACCGCGCCCGGCGGCCGGGTCCTCATGGTCATGCCCGCCTCCGTCGCCTACCGGAAGGCAGGCCGCCGTATCCGCGCCGAGCTCGTACGGCGCGGCGCCCTGACCCAGTTGATCGCCCTGCCCTCGGGCGCGGCGGCGTCCCACGCGTTGCCCGTGCACCTGTGGCATCTGCGCCGCCCGCAGTCCCTCGGCGATGCGGCGACCAGCGTGCGCATGGTCGACCTGACGGCGAACGACCCGGACGGCTCCCTCCAGCCGCGAGCCGACCAGGTGGCGGAGGTCTCGCTGATCGAACTGCTCGACGACGCGGTGGACCTCACCCCGGGCCGCTATGTGATCGAGTCCCATCGTGACTACGCGGCGGAATACCAGGTCGTGCGTCGGGAGCTGGCCGAACAGGTGCGGCTGCTGGCCGAGTTGCTGCCAGTGCTGACAGCGGGAGCGGGCGCCGGCGTGCCGGAGGGGCCGTCCGTCAGCGTCGCCGACCTCGCCCGCGCCGGACTGGTCGAGTACGGCGACCCGGAGCCCGTCTCGGTCAGCGACCAGCTCGACACCGACTTCCTCCAGGGGTTCCTGCGCAGCTCGGCGAACACCCGGCGGTCCACGAGTGCCAGCGGCACCTTCCGGCTGGACGGCAAGGGCGCGCGCATCCCACAGATGGACATCGCCGACCAGCGGCGGTACGGCGCCGCGTTCCGGGCACTTCAGCAGTTCGAGGAACTGACCCGGCGCGTGGCCGAGTTGAGCGCGCAGGCAGCCTCACTGGCGCGGGACGGACTGGGCAACGGGGCGCTGGCGCCCGGCGAGTGA